In Candidatus Omnitrophota bacterium, the following proteins share a genomic window:
- a CDS encoding helix-hairpin-helix domain-containing protein gives MISRIEGTIVERKENQIILEVQGICYEIIVPPTVMHNIERNYQVKDVISLVTYHYHQMEPNRSIPILIGFSNEVEREFFEYFISVSGVGPRTAVKALNMPISKIARAIDEGNIGVLSSLPGIGKQRAKEIVAKLQGKIGKFGLIQDEELPREKIEKESIENEALTVLLQLQYKKYEAEKMIKEALERNPTIDTTEALLNEIYRNRKILR, from the coding sequence ATGATTTCCCGTATAGAAGGTACAATCGTTGAAAGAAAGGAAAACCAGATTATTTTAGAAGTCCAGGGAATATGTTATGAAATTATTGTCCCTCCCACAGTGATGCATAATATCGAGAGGAACTATCAGGTTAAAGATGTGATTTCTCTGGTTACTTATCACTATCATCAGATGGAACCCAATCGAAGTATCCCTATTTTGATAGGTTTTTCCAATGAGGTTGAAAGAGAGTTTTTCGAATATTTTATCAGTGTTTCGGGAGTGGGACCACGTACTGCAGTAAAGGCTTTAAATATGCCTATCTCCAAGATTGCACGTGCGATTGATGAAGGTAATATCGGTGTTCTCAGTTCTCTGCCCGGTATTGGTAAACAGAGGGCTAAAGAGATAGTTGCTAAATTACAGGGTAAAATTGGTAAGTTTGGGCTAATCCAAGATGAGGAATTACCGAGAGAGAAAATAGAAAAGGAGAGTATTGAAAATGAGGCTTTAACGGTACTGCTTCAGTTACAATATAAGAAATACGAGGCAGAAAAGATGATTAAAGAAGCCTTAGAGAGAAATCCAACAATAGATACCACAGAGGCATTGTTGAATGAAATCTATCGTAACCGCAAGATATTGAGGTAA
- the ruvC gene encoding crossover junction endodeoxyribonuclease RuvC, with the protein MCILGIDPGLNITGYGLVEANLNFNPRILEAGVIKTTQKFSLSQKIGKIYQGVKKLVEEFHPDAIVLEELYSHYRHPKTAILMGHARGVISLVAEEKQIPLIGYSSTRVKKAICGRGNATKEQIQRMIQYLLGLEQTPQPKDVSDALALALAHAHIVETDCHRLRKASKSQNLYFFKK; encoded by the coding sequence ATGTGCATATTAGGAATTGATCCGGGTTTAAACATTACAGGTTACGGGTTGGTAGAGGCAAATCTTAATTTTAACCCCCGCATTTTAGAAGCAGGAGTGATAAAAACCACACAAAAATTCTCCTTATCTCAGAAAATAGGGAAGATTTATCAAGGAGTAAAGAAATTAGTCGAAGAATTTCATCCCGATGCAATTGTTTTAGAAGAGCTCTATTCTCACTACCGTCACCCTAAAACCGCGATTCTTATGGGCCATGCACGAGGGGTAATAAGCTTGGTGGCTGAAGAAAAGCAAATTCCTCTTATAGGCTATTCTTCCACCCGTGTCAAAAAAGCAATTTGCGGAAGAGGCAATGCTACAAAGGAACAGATTCAGAGGATGATTCAGTACCTTCTTGGCTTGGAACAAACTCCTCAACCGAAAGACGTTTCCGATGCGCTTGCACTTGCTCTTGCTCACGCACATATAGTAGAAACAGACTGTCATCGCTTAAGAAAAGCTTCCAAATCACAAAATCTTTATTTTTTTAAGAAATGA
- a CDS encoding YebC/PmpR family DNA-binding transcriptional regulator: MSGHSKWAGIKHKKALVDAQKGKLFSKIAKELTAVARQGGGNPETNTKLRLLIQKAREANMPSDNIDRAIKRGTGELPGVSYEEMTIEGYGPNGVAIMVELLTDNKNRAAAEIRTIFSRKGGNLAGAGSVSWIFHKKGFIVVDKKEIDEEKLMDIVVNAGAEDITTQEDNYEITTPVQDFEKVKQALFDSQIRYISAEITMLPANTVKLTGDAAKQVLALVQELEDHEDVRNVYANFDVPDELIKEVTGS; the protein is encoded by the coding sequence ATGTCTGGTCATTCTAAATGGGCAGGGATAAAGCATAAAAAGGCTCTGGTAGATGCCCAAAAAGGAAAACTTTTTTCAAAAATAGCTAAAGAGTTAACTGCTGTGGCACGGCAAGGAGGTGGTAATCCTGAGACCAATACTAAATTGCGCCTCTTAATTCAGAAAGCTCGCGAGGCAAATATGCCTTCGGATAACATTGATAGAGCAATAAAGAGAGGAACGGGAGAATTACCAGGAGTGAGTTACGAAGAGATGACCATCGAAGGGTATGGCCCAAATGGGGTAGCGATTATGGTGGAACTTTTGACCGACAATAAGAATCGTGCCGCCGCGGAGATTAGAACCATCTTTTCCCGTAAAGGTGGAAATCTTGCAGGCGCCGGAAGTGTAAGCTGGATTTTTCATAAAAAAGGTTTTATTGTAGTAGATAAAAAAGAAATAGACGAAGAAAAGTTGATGGACATTGTAGTAAATGCGGGTGCAGAAGATATAACTACTCAAGAGGATAATTATGAAATTACCACTCCTGTTCAGGATTTTGAGAAAGTTAAACAGGCTTTATTCGATTCTCAAATAAGATATATCTCCGCAGAGATTACCATGCTTCCTGCTAATACGGTAAAACTTACAGGGGACGCTGCAAAACAGGTTCTTGCCCTAGTTCAGGAGTTAGAAGATCACGAGGATGTAAGGAATGTTTATGCTAACTTTGATGTTCCCGATGAGCTTATTAAAGAAGTAACGGGGAGTTAA
- the fusA gene encoding elongation factor G, with protein MSGIEIKDLRIFGIFSHAGAGKTSLSEAILYNAGMTNRLGKVDEGNTVSDYSSDEIARKVSINTSLLYADYKGLRMQFLDTPGYADFIGEAISSLRAIDSAIVVIDATSGVEVGTERIWEMLDEKKIPRLIFINKMDKENASFTLALGSIQEQFGRKCVPLIIPQGEAQNFKGVINVLDSQADHQLLGNFKESLIESAAEADDVILEKYLEKGELTPEETKEALRKAVVKGKVVPVICGSAFNNLGVKELIEVIVDYFPSPLDIGYVEGKDINGATISRKISSEEPLSGFVFKTIIDPYVGQLNLFRLYSGVLNANTGFYNATKKIKERVGPLYILQGKTQVPVPQISAGMIGAVAKLKDTFTSDSLSDEKEIILFEPIVFPETSISFSVKPKARTDEEKISSGLARLAGEDLTFKINRDPQTKELIISGMGDLHLEVMVQRLKERFGVDVEIGTPKVPYKETITKKTEVQGKYKRQSGGRGQYGDCLLRLEPLPRGKGFEFVDEIFGGAVPRQYIPAVEKGVIQAMSEGVLAGYPLVDMRVTIYDGSFHPVDSSDLAFQIAGAMALRKGALEAGPVLIEPIMDVEICVPEEYMGQISGDLNSRRGRIQGVDIKGKNQVIRAKVPLAEMFRYATDLRSMTQGRGFYTMKFSHYEEVPAKISERIIAQAKPKDTKEE; from the coding sequence TGACCAATCGTCTGGGGAAAGTTGATGAAGGAAACACTGTAAGCGATTATTCCTCTGATGAGATAGCCCGTAAAGTTTCTATAAATACCTCTTTACTCTATGCCGATTATAAAGGGTTGAGGATGCAATTTTTGGATACCCCCGGTTATGCAGATTTTATTGGGGAGGCGATTTCTTCTTTAAGAGCAATAGATAGCGCAATTGTAGTTATTGATGCTACCAGTGGGGTAGAGGTGGGGACGGAACGTATTTGGGAAATGCTTGATGAGAAAAAAATTCCCCGCTTAATTTTTATTAACAAAATGGACAAAGAAAATGCGAGTTTTACTCTTGCCTTAGGAAGTATTCAGGAGCAATTTGGGAGGAAATGCGTTCCTTTAATTATTCCTCAGGGTGAAGCTCAAAATTTTAAAGGGGTAATCAATGTCCTTGATTCTCAGGCTGACCATCAGTTATTAGGTAATTTCAAGGAGAGTCTTATTGAATCTGCTGCTGAGGCGGATGATGTTATATTGGAGAAATATCTGGAGAAAGGTGAACTTACCCCTGAAGAAACAAAGGAGGCACTCCGAAAAGCAGTAGTAAAAGGAAAAGTTGTTCCGGTTATCTGCGGTTCGGCATTTAATAACCTAGGGGTAAAAGAATTGATTGAGGTTATTGTTGATTACTTCCCTTCTCCTTTGGATATAGGTTATGTTGAGGGCAAGGACATTAATGGGGCTACTATTAGTCGGAAGATATCGTCTGAAGAGCCGTTGAGCGGTTTCGTATTTAAGACTATTATTGACCCTTATGTAGGTCAATTGAATCTTTTTCGTCTCTACTCAGGGGTTCTAAATGCTAACACAGGTTTTTACAACGCTACAAAAAAAATCAAGGAACGAGTAGGTCCATTGTATATCCTTCAGGGGAAAACGCAGGTTCCCGTTCCTCAGATTAGCGCTGGGATGATTGGAGCGGTAGCAAAATTAAAAGATACCTTTACTTCAGATTCTCTTTCTGATGAGAAAGAAATAATTTTATTTGAACCCATTGTTTTTCCTGAAACATCTATTTCTTTTTCGGTGAAACCTAAAGCCCGTACCGATGAAGAAAAAATTTCTTCGGGGCTTGCCCGTCTTGCCGGAGAAGACCTTACTTTCAAAATAAACCGTGACCCCCAGACTAAAGAGTTGATTATTTCGGGAATGGGGGATCTTCATCTGGAAGTAATGGTTCAACGTTTAAAGGAAAGATTTGGGGTAGATGTAGAAATAGGAACTCCCAAAGTTCCTTACAAAGAAACGATTACTAAAAAAACCGAGGTGCAAGGTAAATATAAACGGCAATCCGGAGGAAGAGGGCAGTATGGAGATTGCTTGTTAAGACTGGAACCTTTACCCCGCGGGAAAGGCTTTGAATTTGTGGATGAGATTTTTGGAGGTGCGGTTCCCCGTCAGTATATTCCTGCAGTAGAAAAAGGAGTTATTCAAGCGATGTCCGAGGGGGTGTTAGCAGGATATCCTTTGGTGGATATGAGAGTGACTATTTATGATGGTTCATTCCATCCCGTAGATTCTTCGGATTTGGCTTTCCAAATTGCGGGGGCAATGGCTTTACGAAAGGGAGCTCTGGAAGCAGGTCCGGTGCTTATTGAACCGATTATGGATGTAGAAATATGTGTTCCTGAGGAATATATGGGACAAATAAGCGGTGACCTTAATTCTCGTCGAGGCAGGATTCAAGGTGTAGATATAAAGGGAAAAAATCAGGTTATTCGTGCTAAGGTGCCCCTGGCAGAGATGTTTCGTTACGCTACCGACCTTCGTTCTATGACACAGGGAAGGGGTTTCTATACTATGAAGTTTTCGCATTATGAGGAGGTTCCTGCAAAAATTTCTGAGCGCATTATTGCCCAAGCAAAACCTAAGGATACAAAGGAAGAATAA